The proteins below are encoded in one region of Ricinus communis isolate WT05 ecotype wild-type chromosome 6, ASM1957865v1, whole genome shotgun sequence:
- the LOC8272228 gene encoding protein-tyrosine-phosphatase MKP1 isoform X1 codes for MVGKEDGNPLAPRQLPSAGGSRKMFWRSASWSSSRTALQNPECDEKDCVIDPNGNDIGNGSSNEQNRRYPVPLTPRSQQNFKARSCLPPLQPLAIARRSLDEWPKAGSDDLGEWPHQPTTPSGNKNGERLKLDLSSIQRNPDKNAGLVKRDKIAFFDKECSKVAEHVYLGGDAVAKDREILKQNGITHVLNCVGFVCPEYFKADFVYRTLWLQDSPSEDITSILYDVFDYFEDVREQGGRVFVHCCQGVSRSTSLVIAYLMWREGQSFDDAFQYVKSARGIADPNMGFACQLLQCQKRVHAFPLSPSSLLRLYRVAPHSPYDPLHLVPRMLNDPSPSALDSRGAFIIHIPSAIYIWIGKYCEAIMERDARGAVCQIVRYERAQGPIIVIKEGEEPAYFWDAFSNYLPLIEKSGNGMKAGESALKISLGERKVDAYNVDFEIFQKAIKGGFVPPFASSENEHETHLPARESSWSVLRRKFAPGDMKEFVSAPKIFLSRMYSDSMMIVHSSSPPSSSLSSSPPYLSPDSISSDSSTSSKYFSESSLDSPSAASSSVLVSSSLSNFSNLSLLSSKTSSQPLSNTPEFHAISSMSNGPYQVTSSLSKTSPPSLAERRGSLSKSLKLPVMTENMRPTNIPPNSHTCQEDGARINKNNFSWCNTDSREIVLESRNDTKEGDKDSVQQCKLNLCSDRVVIADKCHKEASFVNNYDGPDRNCLLGKGLGCSTSNGKDRCSLKQPLVCQWPSLERIITFGVSNLDSKAAFAILGPATGLGRDENRILYFWIGRSYPFDESLTRLECSKGLMDGKLIDWNQVGCLVLTQMGLPKDITVKFIKEDEEPAEFLELLSAL; via the exons ATGGTGGGCAAAGAGGACGGGAATCCTCTGGCTCCGCGCCAGCTTCCTTCTGCTGGTGGGTCCCGCAAGATGTTTTGGCGTTCTGCATCCTGGTCCTCTTCTAGGACTGCCCTTCAAAATCCTGAATGTGATGAGAAGGATTGTGTGATAGATCCAAATGGGAATGATATTGGTAATGGTAGTAGTAATGAGCAAAACCGTAGGTACCCTGTTCCATTAACTCCACGGTCCCAACAAAACTTTAAGGCACGGTCATGCTTGCCGCCGTTGCAGCCTTTGGCCATTGCTCGTAGAAGTTTAGATGAATGGCCGAAAGCAGGTTCTGATGACTTAGGTGAGTGGCCTCATCAGCCAACCACCCCAAGTGGGAACAAGAATGGTGAGAGGTTGAAACTTGATTTATCTTCTATCCAAAGGAACCCTGATAAGAATGCTGGACTCGTGAAGAGAGATAAAATTGCTTTCTTTGATAAAGAATGTTCAAAAGTAGCAGAGCATGTATATCTTGGTGGGGATGCAGTTGCTAAGGATAGGGAGATTTTGAAGCAGAATGGGATTACTCATGTGCTGAACTGTGTCGGTTTTGTCTGCCCTGAATACTTCAAGGCTGACTTTGTTTACAGGACGTTGTGGTTGCAGGATAGTCCTTCAGAGGATATTACAAGCATTCTATATGATgtttttgattattttgagGATGTTCGAGAACAAGGCGGGAGGGTTTTTGTTCATTGTTGCCAAGGGGTTTCACGGTCTACTTCATTGGTGATTGCATATCTTATGTGGAGAGAAGGTCAGAGTTTTGATGATGCCTTCCAATATGTGAAGTCAGCAAGAGGGATTGCTGACCCCAATATGGGTTTTGCTTGCCAGTTATTACAATGCCAAAAGAGGGTTCATGCATTCCCTCTTAGTCCTAGTTCATTGCTGAGGCTATATAGAGTTGCTCCACATTCACCATATGATCCTTTGCATCTTGTCCCAAGAATGTTGAATGATCCTTCACCTTCTGCTTTGGATTCTAGAGGTGCCTTCATAATCCATATACCTTCTGCAATATATATCTGGATTGGCAAATATTGTGAGGCCATCATGGAAAGGGATGCTAGGGGAGCTGTATGTCAGATTGTTCGATATGAGAGAGCTCAAGGTCCAATAATAGTGATTAAAGAAGGGGAAGAACCGGCTTACTTTTGGGATGCATTTTCAAATTATCTACCTCTAATTGAAAAATCAGGTAATGGTATGAAGGCTGGGGAATCAGCCCTTAAAATTTCCCTTGGTGAGAGAAAAGTGGACGCCTATAATGTTGACTTTGAGATTTTCCAAAAGGCTATTAAGGGAGGGTTCGTGCCCCCATTTGCATCATCAGAGAATGAACATGAGACCCACCTTCCTGCTAGAGAAAGCAGTTGGAGTGTGTTAAGACGGAAGTTTGCCCCTGGCGACATGAAAGAATTTGTCTCAGCACCAAAGATATTCCTCTCCAGGATGTATTCGGATTCTATGATGATTGTGCACTCCTCCTCACCACCATCATCATCTTTATCTTCTTCCCCTCCATATCTTTCTCCAGATTCCATCTCTTCAGATTCCAGTACTAGCTCAAAATACTTCTCAGAATCCTCTCTAGATTCTCCTTCAGCAGCTTCATCTTCTGTTCTTGTGTCTTCATCACTATCTAACTTCTCTAACTTGTCTCTTCTCTCATCCAAGACTTCTTCTCAGCCACTTTCCAACACTCCTGAGTTTCATGCCATCAGTAGCATGTCCAATGGACCTTATCAAGTAACTTCCTCGCTGTCTAAAACATCTCCACCTTCACTTGCTGAACGCAGAGGTAGCTTGTCAAAGTCCTTGAAGCTGCCAGTCATGACTGAGAATATGAGGCCGACTAACATTCCTCCAAATTCACATACCTGCCAGGAAGATGGTGCTAGGATAAAcaagaataatttttcttggtgtAATACAGATAGTAGAGAAATTGTTCTAGAGTCCAGGAATGATACCAAAGAAGGAGACAAGGATTCAGTGCAACAGTGCAAGTTGAATTTATGTTCAGATAGAGTAGTTATTGCTGACAAATGTCACAAAGAAGCCAGCTttgtaaataattatgatGGCCCTGACAGAAATTGTCTGTTGGGCAAAGGCTTAGGGTGTTCCACCTCAAATGGGAAGGACCGCTGTAGCCTAAAGCAACCATTGGTATGTCAGTGGCCCAGTTTGGAAAGAATTATAACTTTTGGTGTTAGCAATTTGGATTCTAAAGCTGCTTTTGCAATTTTAGGGCCAGCTACAGGTTTAGGCAGAGATGAGAATAGGATTCTATATTTTTGGATAGGAAGGTCTTATCCTTTTGATGAGAGCCTGACTCGGTTAGAATGCAGTAAAGGATTAATGGACGGAAAATTAATTGACTGGAATCAAGTCGGCTGTCTTGTTCTTACTCAAATGGGTCTTCCGAAGGATATCACTGTCAAG TTTAtcaaagaagatgaagaaccAGCAGAATTTCTTGAATTGTTGAGTGCATTATAG
- the LOC8272228 gene encoding protein-tyrosine-phosphatase MKP1 isoform X2, producing the protein MVGKEDGNPLAPRQLPSAGGSRKMFWRSASWSSSRTALQNPECDEKDCVIDPNGNDIGNGSSNEQNRRYPVPLTPRSQQNFKARSCLPPLQPLAIARRSLDEWPKAGSDDLGEWPHQPTTPSGNKNGERLKLDLSSIQRNPDKNAGLVKRDKIAFFDKECSKVAEHVYLGGDAVAKDREILKQNGITHVLNCVGFVCPEYFKADFVYRTLWLQDSPSEDITSILYDVFDYFEDVREQGGRVFVHCCQGVSRSTSLVIAYLMWREGQSFDDAFQYVKSARGIADPNMGFACQLLQCQKRVHAFPLSPSSLLRLYRVAPHSPYDPLHLVPRMLNDPSPSALDSRGAFIIHIPSAIYIWIGKYCEAIMERDARGAVCQIVRYERAQGPIIVIKEGEEPAYFWDAFSNYLPLIEKSGNGMKAGESALKISLGERKVDAYNVDFEIFQKAIKGGFVPPFASSENEHETHLPARESSWSVLRRKFAPGDMKEFVSAPKIFLSRMYSDSMMIVHSSSPPSSSLSSSPPYLSPDSISSDSSTSSKYFSESSLDSPSAASSSVLVSSSLSNFSNLSLLSSKTSSQPLSNTPEFHAISSMSNGPYQVTSSLSKTSPPSLAERRGSLSKSLKLPVMTENMRPTNIPPNSHTCQEDGARINKNNFSWCNTDSREIVLESRNDTKEGDKDSVQQCKLNLCSDRVVIADKCHKEASFVNNYDGPDRNCLLGKGLGCSTSNGKDRCSLKQPLGQLQV; encoded by the exons ATGGTGGGCAAAGAGGACGGGAATCCTCTGGCTCCGCGCCAGCTTCCTTCTGCTGGTGGGTCCCGCAAGATGTTTTGGCGTTCTGCATCCTGGTCCTCTTCTAGGACTGCCCTTCAAAATCCTGAATGTGATGAGAAGGATTGTGTGATAGATCCAAATGGGAATGATATTGGTAATGGTAGTAGTAATGAGCAAAACCGTAGGTACCCTGTTCCATTAACTCCACGGTCCCAACAAAACTTTAAGGCACGGTCATGCTTGCCGCCGTTGCAGCCTTTGGCCATTGCTCGTAGAAGTTTAGATGAATGGCCGAAAGCAGGTTCTGATGACTTAGGTGAGTGGCCTCATCAGCCAACCACCCCAAGTGGGAACAAGAATGGTGAGAGGTTGAAACTTGATTTATCTTCTATCCAAAGGAACCCTGATAAGAATGCTGGACTCGTGAAGAGAGATAAAATTGCTTTCTTTGATAAAGAATGTTCAAAAGTAGCAGAGCATGTATATCTTGGTGGGGATGCAGTTGCTAAGGATAGGGAGATTTTGAAGCAGAATGGGATTACTCATGTGCTGAACTGTGTCGGTTTTGTCTGCCCTGAATACTTCAAGGCTGACTTTGTTTACAGGACGTTGTGGTTGCAGGATAGTCCTTCAGAGGATATTACAAGCATTCTATATGATgtttttgattattttgagGATGTTCGAGAACAAGGCGGGAGGGTTTTTGTTCATTGTTGCCAAGGGGTTTCACGGTCTACTTCATTGGTGATTGCATATCTTATGTGGAGAGAAGGTCAGAGTTTTGATGATGCCTTCCAATATGTGAAGTCAGCAAGAGGGATTGCTGACCCCAATATGGGTTTTGCTTGCCAGTTATTACAATGCCAAAAGAGGGTTCATGCATTCCCTCTTAGTCCTAGTTCATTGCTGAGGCTATATAGAGTTGCTCCACATTCACCATATGATCCTTTGCATCTTGTCCCAAGAATGTTGAATGATCCTTCACCTTCTGCTTTGGATTCTAGAGGTGCCTTCATAATCCATATACCTTCTGCAATATATATCTGGATTGGCAAATATTGTGAGGCCATCATGGAAAGGGATGCTAGGGGAGCTGTATGTCAGATTGTTCGATATGAGAGAGCTCAAGGTCCAATAATAGTGATTAAAGAAGGGGAAGAACCGGCTTACTTTTGGGATGCATTTTCAAATTATCTACCTCTAATTGAAAAATCAGGTAATGGTATGAAGGCTGGGGAATCAGCCCTTAAAATTTCCCTTGGTGAGAGAAAAGTGGACGCCTATAATGTTGACTTTGAGATTTTCCAAAAGGCTATTAAGGGAGGGTTCGTGCCCCCATTTGCATCATCAGAGAATGAACATGAGACCCACCTTCCTGCTAGAGAAAGCAGTTGGAGTGTGTTAAGACGGAAGTTTGCCCCTGGCGACATGAAAGAATTTGTCTCAGCACCAAAGATATTCCTCTCCAGGATGTATTCGGATTCTATGATGATTGTGCACTCCTCCTCACCACCATCATCATCTTTATCTTCTTCCCCTCCATATCTTTCTCCAGATTCCATCTCTTCAGATTCCAGTACTAGCTCAAAATACTTCTCAGAATCCTCTCTAGATTCTCCTTCAGCAGCTTCATCTTCTGTTCTTGTGTCTTCATCACTATCTAACTTCTCTAACTTGTCTCTTCTCTCATCCAAGACTTCTTCTCAGCCACTTTCCAACACTCCTGAGTTTCATGCCATCAGTAGCATGTCCAATGGACCTTATCAAGTAACTTCCTCGCTGTCTAAAACATCTCCACCTTCACTTGCTGAACGCAGAGGTAGCTTGTCAAAGTCCTTGAAGCTGCCAGTCATGACTGAGAATATGAGGCCGACTAACATTCCTCCAAATTCACATACCTGCCAGGAAGATGGTGCTAGGATAAAcaagaataatttttcttggtgtAATACAGATAGTAGAGAAATTGTTCTAGAGTCCAGGAATGATACCAAAGAAGGAGACAAGGATTCAGTGCAACAGTGCAAGTTGAATTTATGTTCAGATAGAGTAGTTATTGCTGACAAATGTCACAAAGAAGCCAGCTttgtaaataattatgatGGCCCTGACAGAAATTGTCTGTTGGGCAAAGGCTTAGGGTGTTCCACCTCAAATGGGAAGGACCGCTGTAGCCTAAAGCAACCATTG GGCCAGCTACAGGTTTAG